The window CAAAAGTCCAGTCGTTCCACATTTTCTTAAGGCTGAGGTCCAAACTCATTAAGCCTTTCAGCAATCCTAGTTCAATCTGCTGCTTGTCTACGAAGAAATAATTAACGCCGAAGAACCATGTTTTCTTTTTGTCAAGACGGATGGTGTTGTTGGTCTGAATCAACAGACTGGTAGAATTGGTTTTGTTGGTATAAACAATATCCTTACCCTCCTGGTTTCTGAATCGGTCTCCCGTAGTAGGATCCACATCAAGACTTCCGTTGTTGATATTATGCTGAACCCCGATATTGAAGTTTGTTGTCCAGTATTGTTTAAAGAATGACTTCTGAATTCCTACCATGGCAGACATCTCCTGCTTATTTCCAAAATTGGTTCTGATGTATCTTAATACAGGATTGGCGCCCACGGTACCATCAGGTGAAACAGGATATCCCTGCAACGGAACCTGAGTGATGGCATCTTTAATATAAGAATGGTTTAAAATCAGGAAATAGGAATTTTTAAACATGTACGTAAGTTCCTGGTTATACGTAGAAGAAGCTTTTACAAACGGGTTATTCTGCGTATAATTATCATCCGTTAATATATTTTTTACAGGATTGATCTCCCAGAAGCTGGGTCTTCTCATTCTGCTGGAAAAAGAGTAGGAAATATTATTTTTATCATTGATTGCATAGTTGAAGCTCAGATAAGGAAGTAAGTTATTGTAATTTCTTTCAATCCTTTTAAGAGCATCGGTAGGGGCATTGTCTGAAGTTCCCAAACTATTGGTAATTTCATATCTGGCCCCGATTTTTCCGGAAATTTTATCTGAGAATTTCTTTTCTACGGTAAGATAAGCGCCATAGATATTTTCATCATAGATAAAATGGTTGGGTCTTGGATCCGGATTTTTTGCGGGATCAAAAGAATACGTAATGTTTTTAGAATCGTTGTCTGTTTTGGTTTTGTTGTAATTTGCTCCTATAGAAACAGTCAGATCATTTTTAAATATCTGATTGTAATCTACCATTCCGGAGAAGTTATTGATAATCTGAGGGAGATCCTGGAATACCTGTGTGGTCATATCTCCTGTTCCCATATTCAGATCAGACAAATACGTTCTGTTGTCTGTAAACTGGAATCTTTTGTAATTGAGATAAGCGGCATTTACATTAAGCTTACTGCCTAAGGAGTCAGTTTTTAGTTCATAATTTAAATTTACAGAATTGTTGTAAGATCTGGAGTCTTCTTTATTTTTAGACCAGGTGTATTTTGTTCCGCCTTCTGTTTTGATGGTGTTGAAAAGATTAACTGTAGAATTGTAGCTTTTATTCGCCCAGGTATTCCAGGATAATGCCAGGTTACTTTTATCATTCAGCTGATAATCTATATTCAGATAACCGCCGATGTTTTTGTTAGGATCATCAATATCTCCCGTAGATTCATTAGATGTTTTCGCAGTACCGTTTCTTAACGTATAAGTTTGGGCTTCAATATTCTCACCGCCGCTTAAACTGGCGCTTATGCCTAATTTGTCTTTTCTGTAATTGGCAGAGAAGCTGGCCTGGCTGCCGTTGTATTTATTGGTGGTATTAGACATTCTCATGTTTCCGTTCAGACCGTCACTCATTTTTTTCTTTAAAATGATGTTGATGATTCCATCAGATGATTCCACCTGATATTCACTTCCCGGAACCGTAATGACCTCAATTTTCTGAATGTTTTCTGCCGGTGTATTTTTCAGGAACTGAGCCAGGGATTCAGAATCCATGTTCGTTTTTCTTCCATTTATATAAATAATGGCGTTATTTTTTCCAGCAATTTTCAATGTTTTATCATCTGTTGAAGATAATAACGGAGTCTGCTTTAACAGATCAAACGTTGTATTTCCTTTCGCTACGGGAGATGCTGCTACGTCATATACAAAACGGTCACTTTGTTTTTTGAAAACCTGTTTTGTAATGGTAACTCCTTCTATATTTTTTGTTTTTGCTGTATCAGATTTCTTTTCCTGAGCAAACGCGCAGGTACCGAATATGATGGCCATTGACAAAATGATACGTTTCATGTTATTTTATTTAAGAGTGGTTGAGTGATATAAGTTGTATAGATCAGGTTCTTGATTTTACAGCATCGTTGGCTGATTTCATTTCCCTTGCTTTTTTCAGTTTCTGATTTCCAAAATTGTAAGTCACGCCGATGCTCATAAGTCTTGGATAATTGAAGTTGGTGATATTATTATACTTTCCGTTAGGCTGTACTCCCCTGATGCTGTAAAAGCTCTGGTTAAACGCGTCACTTACTTCTGCTACAATTGTCCAGTCGCCGATGATTTTTTTCAGGTTAAAATCAAAGCTTTGTCTGGCAGCGATCATACCTCCTTCCATGGCAGTCTGGCTTGCGAAGAAGTAGTTCACTCCCAGGAACCAGTCTTTTTTAGAAGAAAGTCTGATAACGTTATTGATAGTGGCAGACATATTATAGTTTTTAACATTGATGATATAAGGTTCTACCACTTCAGTCTCTCCCGGAGCCGGCATAGAAGTAGGGTCTTCCCACACGCCACCGGTATAGGTAACATATCCTAAATTCACGGAGTAGTTGGTGGTCCAGATATCTTTAAACCATGATTTGTTCATTCCAAGTGTTAAGGCTAACTCCCTGTTTTTTCCGTAATTGGTTCTGATATATCTTAAAAATCGGGTAGTCTCTGTGATGGCATTACCGCTGTCATCGTAAATAATGTTTCCGTTGGCATCTCTTTTAGGGCCCGTTACGGTTCCCTGTAACGGAATCAGGTCAGAAGCGGCTGCATCTTCCACCATATTGAAGCTAAGGTTGGCATAAAATGCATTCTTATACATATAGTTCAATTCCTGATTATAGAATTTAGCGGCCAGTATAAAAGGATTGTTCTGCGTATAGTTGGTTGGGGTAAAATACGTTCTGGAGGGGTTCAGTTCCCAGAATCTCGGTCTTCTGATTCTGCTGGAAAATGTGTAACTCAGATTATGATCAGAATTGATGGCATAATTTAAATTCAGATATGGCAGAAGGTTGTTGTAATTTCTTTCAAATCCTGTTTTTCCGAGGATATCTCCTGTACTTCTTGTCATTTCGTAGCGGGCACCAATTTTTCCGGATACTTTCTCTGTCAGTTTTCTTTCGTAGTTCAGATAAACCCCTAAAATGTTTTCTTTATAAATGAAATGATTGGTCTGGTTGGGGTCTATTACAAATTCACCGTTTTTCAGTTTATCCTGCTGGGTATCATTATCCGTATTCGTGTGGTTATAGCTTACTCCCATGAGCCAGGTTGCTCCTTTAGCGGTCTTTTTCAGATAATCTACATTAGCTGCATAATTGTTGATGATTTGTGGAACAGACTGATGTAAAGCAGAATAGTTGTTATCAGGATCATTATTCAGCGGAAAACTTTCATTGAAGCTTACTTTATCCCTGTTGAACCATAAATAAGACACGTTTGAGGTTAATTTACTTCCCAGAGAATCCGTTTTCATTTCATAATTCAGGTTGAAAGAATGATTTCTGGTTTGTGCATCCTCATTATTGACGGTTCTGTTGTTGATAACCCCATCTTGTAAATTGGTAATATCAAGAACAGAATTGAAGCTTTTATTGTATCGCATATTATAAGAAAATCCAATACTGTGTTTTTTATTGATCTCGTAATCTACATTGAAACCGCCGCCCAGCGTTTTATTAGGATCGTCATTAAATCCAAAAGATTCATTTTTGAATGTAGAATCTCCGTTAGAAAGCGTATATCTCTGTCTGTCTGTCCAGCTTCCTGTTCTGAAATTCGAATTCCCGGACCATTTGCCCTGTCTGAAATTGAATGAAGCGCCAGCATTGGGATTGTTGTAATAAGCCTGCTCATTCTGCATCTTCAGGGTTCCGTTGTAACCATTGTTTTTGTTTTTTTTCATGACAATATTGATCACTCCTTCTTTGGATTCTACCTGAAACTCACTTCCCGGAACGGTAATGACCTCAATTTTCTGTATATCCTCAGACGGCGTAGACTTCAGCATTTCGATCAATGCTTCAGAGTCCATATTCGTTTTTTTATTGTTGATGTAAATGATGGCATCATTCTTTCCCAAAATCTTCAGCGTTTTTCCATCAATGCTGGAAATCATTGGTGTTTGCTTCAAAAGATTAAAGGTGTTGGTACCCTTAGCAATAGGCGAAGAGGCTACATCATACACTAAACGGTCACCTTGTTTCTTGAAAACCTGCTTCTTGATATTCACGGCATCAATAGCATTTACTTTCGTACTGTCTTTTTTCTGCTGAGCCGTTATAAGTCCGCCGAAAAATAGGGCTGCAATAAGAATTTGAGTTTTCATGATATTATTTTTTAATTAATAGCTTGTATGGTTTGTTATTTTATATTGCAAAGATATATAATAAATTTAGTATCATGCAATACAAAGTACTGAAAAATATTTTTAACAAATTATAAAAGATTGATTATCAGTCACTAAAAATTCATTTTAAAATTTGGGTTGCTTTACCTTTCTGAATAATAAGACAACAATATGCGTAAAATTGTTACATCGGGTCACAAAATATTTCAAATGTAGACGTTTGAAAATTTGAAAATACAGGGAATAATGTCAAAAAATGAAAGCGTGGAACGCAAAAATAGGATAGACTTCTAACCAATGAGAAGTTCTTGATAAGAATAAATAAGGCGGGGTGGTCTTTAATCCCAATTTCATTAACAGGTAAAATGAAAGCCAGGAGCTGAGCAATGAAATCACTACAACTAGATCACATCAAATTGTAACATCATTGCTGAAAAATAATGAAATAATTGAATAAAAGGAAAGCTGATCATATTACTCTCTATCGAAGCGGGCCAGCTTTTTATCTACCCAAACTGTTGCAAATGGGAAGAACGCAGACAACAGGGCAAAGACAAAATCTTCATCATCCCAGTTGTAAATTTTTCTTGCAGGAAGACAGAGAAGGAGATAAAGCGTAAAAAATAATCCATGTAAGCTGCCGATAACGCTGATGAAAATAATAGAATATATGTTTTCATCATATCGGATCCAGATCATCGCAACACAATACAGCAAAAGACATGAAACAGCTTCTGCAAGACAAATCTGCTTAAACCATTTGATGATTTTTTCCTGAGAATATTTTGAGAATATTTTTTCGATGAAGTCCATGAATAATTATTTATAGTAGATAGAAAAAGACACTTCGCCTTTTACAGGATATCCACCGTATTTTACTGGCTCAAATTTAGTGTATTTTATAAACTTTTTAATCTCTTTTTCGAAATAAGGAATATATTTCAAATTGTGATCATGAAAAATACGATGACTGAATTGGCTCTTCAATACCATTCCTTTTGTATCTAAAATAAGCGTTACCAAAGTACTTGAACGGTATTTCTGAACAGAAGAATTATAATTTTCATAGCCTTCCGGATAAATAAAATGAGAGAAGAAATCTTTATTTAACTGATCATTATCATCTGTATAGCTGAGGGAGCCTTTTTTATAAGTCCATTCAGAATGCTCATCATAATCAAAAATTTTACCCGGGTGTTTTTGTACGTACAGCGCAACAGATTTTTTAACGAGCTCATCAATAAAATCTTTACCCAGCTTTTTTTCAGTCAGTTCAGTCATTAATGAATAATAACATTCACCGGAATATCCGCCTATATCACTACCCATCCATTCTCCGCCCCAAATGATCTTATGTTTTTGTAAAATCATTTTGAGTTCTTCGGCCGGCAAAAACTTATCACCAGAGGGGGCTGCAATATTTATATAATATTTGTGTTGGATTTCGGAATCTCTGACAGCTCTTATTGAATCTTCACTGCAGCGCTTTTTATTATAGCTTCTTCTTTCAGCAAGAGCAATTTTCCTAAATTCCGTAAGAGAATCGGTTGTTGAAACTTCCGATTCCTGAGCATATATAAAGCTTTGCAGAAAAACAAAGAAAAAGAATACGTACGGTTTCATAGTTTATTGATAAAAACTACTTCCATCCAGATATTCAAAAACCTCAGGAGGCAGCATAGGTCTTACATTTTTACCCTCTTTAATCATATTACGTATTTCAGTGGCAGAAAGTTCTATCACCGGAGCTTTGATCAGGGAAATATTTTCATGCTGTAGATATTCGGAATCTTTCTTTTCTCCCTCAAATACTCTTGGATAGACAATAATGTGATGGTTTTTGATCAAAATATCAGAATTTTTCCATTTGTGAAGGCTTTTCAGATTATCTTCTCCCATAATCAGGCTGAAAGAATAATCAGGATATTTTTCATGAAGATAAGTAAGGGTATCAATGGTGTAGCTTGGTATCGGAAGAGAAAATTCTACATTGGAAGCTCTCATATTCGGATAATTTTTCACCGCAAGCTGTACCATGTCCAGCCGGTTATGATCTTTCAGTAAAGATTTTTTGTCTTTAAAAGGATTCTGCGGGCTCACCACAAACCAAAGCTCTTCCATATCAGAATGCTCAAGAATATAATTAGCCAGAATAAGATGCCCGATATGAATAGGATTAAATGATCCGAAAAATAAACCGATTTTTTTCATTTTTTGTTTGGTAATAGAAAGTAGGTACCGGGTAGCAGTAGATTGATTGGGATATCCATATTCTGTTCAGGCAGTTATTATCTGAATCCTGCAACCTTGCTTACTCTCTGAATTTTACATCCTTAATGTTAAGATAATGCGTTACATTACCCTTCCAGTGGTTTTCCTCAAGGGTAAAGGCAAGATCAAAATTTTTATTTTTAAAATCTTCAACAAATTGTCCAAGCTTGAATCCCACACATTCGATATTTCTCCCCGTAGACTCCTGTTTAATATAAAACTTAAGATGATTATTATCTTTCCCCATTGTTTTTACATATCCCGACAATTTCTGATCCGTCAGCGTAAAAATAGGTTTCATATTATGAGGTCCGAAAGGAGCCAGTTTTCTATGGAAATTGATAAACTCTCTGTTGATTTCATCAATCTTAATTTCTGTATCAATCGTAATGGAAGGTTCCTTCTGATGGTCTTTAATTTTTTCAGAAACAATTCGCTCAAACTTTTCCTTGAAAGCGGCAAACTTTTCTTTCTCCATAGAAAGTCCTGCAGCAGCGTGATGTCCCCCGAATTTAAGGAAATATTCGGAACACAGATCAAGGGCTTCATGAACATCAAAATCAGAAACAGATCTTGCAGAAGCTACCATTTCTCCATTATTACCATCGGTAAATACCAGGGTTGGTTTATAATAGGTTTCAATAAGTCTTGAAGCAACAATACCAATTACTCCTTTGTTCCACTCGGGATGATAAACAATGGTGGTATGCTTGGTTTCCTGCTGGGATTCTATGATTTGATTTAATGCAGAAAGCGTGGAATTCATATCCAGCTCACGTCTTTCATCATTGAGATTCATGATGTCATTTACAATCTGATTGGCATGTTTCAGATTGTCAGAAACCATAAGTTCTACAGCTGCTTTACCATGAGATATTCTTCCGGCAGCATTAATTTTAGGCGCTATTTCAAAAACAATATTGGAAATTTCAAAATGAGAAAGCTTATCTTCAGGAATCAAAAGTCTTAATCCTAGATTTCTCGTTTTTCTGAGTGTTTTTAGTCCCATTTTAGCCAAAACCCTGTTTTCTCCGGTCATAGACACAATATCCGCAGCAATGGAAATCGCCAGAAGGTCGGTCAGTTCAAATAATTCAGCTTCCGGTAATTTATAGATCGTATTAAGCCCCTGGCAGAGCTTGAAACCAACACCACATCCTGAAAGTTCTTTGAACGGATAACGGCAGTCAGTTCTCTTGGGATCAAGGACTGCGGCAGCATTAGGAA of the Chryseobacterium aureum genome contains:
- the recJ gene encoding single-stranded-DNA-specific exonuclease RecJ, which translates into the protein MSQKWIYKPEPDEEVVDRLSSSLGFGTFESKILVLRGIDNYQKAREFFKPNLNDIHNPFLMADMQKAVERIATAIENGEKILVYGDYDVDGTTAVALMYLYLSKIVEKKYLDYYIPDRNSEGYGISTEGIDFAKENGFSLIIALDCGIKALDMISYASNLGIDFIICDHHLPGDEIPNAAAVLDPKRTDCRYPFKELSGCGVGFKLCQGLNTIYKLPEAELFELTDLLAISIAADIVSMTGENRVLAKMGLKTLRKTRNLGLRLLIPEDKLSHFEISNIVFEIAPKINAAGRISHGKAAVELMVSDNLKHANQIVNDIMNLNDERRELDMNSTLSALNQIIESQQETKHTTIVYHPEWNKGVIGIVASRLIETYYKPTLVFTDGNNGEMVASARSVSDFDVHEALDLCSEYFLKFGGHHAAAGLSMEKEKFAAFKEKFERIVSEKIKDHQKEPSITIDTEIKIDEINREFINFHRKLAPFGPHNMKPIFTLTDQKLSGYVKTMGKDNNHLKFYIKQESTGRNIECVGFKLGQFVEDFKNKNFDLAFTLEENHWKGNVTHYLNIKDVKFRE
- a CDS encoding TonB-dependent receptor domain-containing protein, whose amino-acid sequence is MKRIILSMAIIFGTCAFAQEKKSDTAKTKNIEGVTITKQVFKKQSDRFVYDVAASPVAKGNTTFDLLKQTPLLSSTDDKTLKIAGKNNAIIYINGRKTNMDSESLAQFLKNTPAENIQKIEVITVPGSEYQVESSDGIINIILKKKMSDGLNGNMRMSNTTNKYNGSQASFSANYRKDKLGISASLSGGENIEAQTYTLRNGTAKTSNESTGDIDDPNKNIGGYLNIDYQLNDKSNLALSWNTWANKSYNSTVNLFNTIKTEGGTKYTWSKNKEDSRSYNNSVNLNYELKTDSLGSKLNVNAAYLNYKRFQFTDNRTYLSDLNMGTGDMTTQVFQDLPQIINNFSGMVDYNQIFKNDLTVSIGANYNKTKTDNDSKNITYSFDPAKNPDPRPNHFIYDENIYGAYLTVEKKFSDKISGKIGARYEITNSLGTSDNAPTDALKRIERNYNNLLPYLSFNYAINDKNNISYSFSSRMRRPSFWEINPVKNILTDDNYTQNNPFVKASSTYNQELTYMFKNSYFLILNHSYIKDAITQVPLQGYPVSPDGTVGANPVLRYIRTNFGNKQEMSAMVGIQKSFFKQYWTTNFNIGVQHNINNGSLDVDPTTGDRFRNQEGKDIVYTNKTNSTSLLIQTNNTIRLDKKKTWFFGVNYFFVDKQQIELGLLKGLMSLDLSLKKMWNDWTFAVNVNDILNTNIVKIEDFQENGNYNYIHQNRYNRSITVSLTYNFGNQKVKKVRDIEGASDAIKSRTR
- a CDS encoding outer membrane beta-barrel family protein translates to MKTQILIAALFFGGLITAQQKKDSTKVNAIDAVNIKKQVFKKQGDRLVYDVASSPIAKGTNTFNLLKQTPMISSIDGKTLKILGKNDAIIYINNKKTNMDSEALIEMLKSTPSEDIQKIEVITVPGSEFQVESKEGVINIVMKKNKNNGYNGTLKMQNEQAYYNNPNAGASFNFRQGKWSGNSNFRTGSWTDRQRYTLSNGDSTFKNESFGFNDDPNKTLGGGFNVDYEINKKHSIGFSYNMRYNKSFNSVLDITNLQDGVINNRTVNNEDAQTRNHSFNLNYEMKTDSLGSKLTSNVSYLWFNRDKVSFNESFPLNNDPDNNYSALHQSVPQIINNYAANVDYLKKTAKGATWLMGVSYNHTNTDNDTQQDKLKNGEFVIDPNQTNHFIYKENILGVYLNYERKLTEKVSGKIGARYEMTRSTGDILGKTGFERNYNNLLPYLNLNYAINSDHNLSYTFSSRIRRPRFWELNPSRTYFTPTNYTQNNPFILAAKFYNQELNYMYKNAFYANLSFNMVEDAAASDLIPLQGTVTGPKRDANGNIIYDDSGNAITETTRFLRYIRTNYGKNRELALTLGMNKSWFKDIWTTNYSVNLGYVTYTGGVWEDPTSMPAPGETEVVEPYIINVKNYNMSATINNVIRLSSKKDWFLGVNYFFASQTAMEGGMIAARQSFDFNLKKIIGDWTIVAEVSDAFNQSFYSIRGVQPNGKYNNITNFNYPRLMSIGVTYNFGNQKLKKAREMKSANDAVKSRT
- the nadD gene encoding nicotinate (nicotinamide) nucleotide adenylyltransferase — translated: MKKIGLFFGSFNPIHIGHLILANYILEHSDMEELWFVVSPQNPFKDKKSLLKDHNRLDMVQLAVKNYPNMRASNVEFSLPIPSYTIDTLTYLHEKYPDYSFSLIMGEDNLKSLHKWKNSDILIKNHHIIVYPRVFEGEKKDSEYLQHENISLIKAPVIELSATEIRNMIKEGKNVRPMLPPEVFEYLDGSSFYQ
- a CDS encoding DUF3817 domain-containing protein; translation: MDFIEKIFSKYSQEKIIKWFKQICLAEAVSCLLLYCVAMIWIRYDENIYSIIFISVIGSLHGLFFTLYLLLCLPARKIYNWDDEDFVFALLSAFFPFATVWVDKKLARFDRE